GGTGCCCCCTCCCCCAGCCCCTCCCCCGCAAGCGGGAGAGGGGAGTCTATTCTGTTGCGACGGTGATGGTTACGTTCGTTTTGGCTACACGCCGGCTCGCGTTTTCCTGAGGAAGGCGTTGGTGCGGAGACCCAATGACACGAGGCAGTGATATGACACGGCAACGAGCTCGACGCATCCGCTGATGCGCTCACCAGAATTCGTGATCGGCATCTCACCCCGCCGCGCCGAATCAGCGATGAGCTAACACTCCCCCCCGCAAGCAGTTCTCCCTTCTCCCGCTTGCGGGGGAGGGGCCGGGGGAGGGGGCGTCTTTCCGCAGCGACACCGCCTCAGTACCGAGCCGCTCTCCTCCAGCTTTCACTCCATCGCCACGCGGCGGCCGCGGTCGGCGACGCCGTCGTCGAATGCTCCGTGGCGCGAGCGGGAGCGGGCGAGGAGGGCGTCGATACTCCACTCGCCGGGGCCGGAGAAGACGAAGTACAGGAAGATGAAGCAGTAGAGAACGGCCGGCGTGCCCATGTTCGTGGCGGGGTACGGCGAGCCCGGCGCGTGGAACTGCCAGTACGCCACCGCCATCTCGCCGGATAGGATGAACGCGACCGGGCGCGTGAACAGCCCCAGCAGGATCAGCAGCCCGCCCACCGCCTCCAGCAGCGCGCCGATGGTCGTCTGTGAGGTGAG
The window above is part of the Longimicrobiaceae bacterium genome. Proteins encoded here:
- a CDS encoding DoxX family protein — protein: MSIYDPARAPWPSRVLSVLRIVAGLTFLMFGTMKLFGFPPPPPGSPPMPPFDLTSQTTIGALLEAVGGLLILLGLFTRPVAFILSGEMAVAYWQFHAPGSPYPATNMGTPAVLYCFIFLYFVFSGPGEWSIDALLARSRSRHGAFDDGVADRGRRVAME